In Bradyrhizobium guangxiense, the following are encoded in one genomic region:
- the panC gene encoding pantoate--beta-alanine ligase, with protein sequence MSPSPLIARTIPALRRAVDNLRKRKATIALVPTMGALHDGHVSLVRLAKRRASRVVVSIFVNPTQFAPTEDFGAYPRTWKADIAKLAAEDVDIVWHPGVEAMYPDGFATRIVPEGPALAGLEDRFRPHFFGGVATVVGKLFTQVRPDFAIFGEKDFQQLRVVTQMARDLDLGVKVVGSRTVRERDGLAMSSRNVYLSPEERQTAPVLYRAMKESARRIKAGDAIAPAMAGGAEMIKAAGFALDYYEIRHAETLAPITSRKDDPLRILVAAKLGSTRLIDNIGV encoded by the coding sequence ATGTCACCAAGCCCCTTGATCGCCCGCACGATCCCAGCCTTGCGCCGCGCCGTCGACAATCTTCGCAAGCGAAAAGCAACGATCGCGCTGGTCCCGACCATGGGGGCCCTCCATGACGGGCATGTGTCCCTCGTCCGCCTCGCCAAGCGGCGCGCCAGCCGCGTCGTGGTGTCGATCTTCGTCAATCCGACCCAGTTCGCCCCGACGGAGGATTTCGGCGCCTATCCGCGCACCTGGAAGGCCGACATCGCCAAGCTCGCCGCCGAGGATGTCGACATCGTCTGGCATCCCGGCGTCGAGGCCATGTATCCGGACGGCTTCGCCACGCGAATCGTGCCAGAAGGGCCCGCACTCGCCGGCCTCGAGGACCGCTTCCGCCCGCATTTCTTCGGCGGCGTCGCCACCGTCGTCGGCAAGCTGTTCACGCAAGTCCGGCCGGACTTTGCGATCTTCGGCGAAAAGGACTTTCAGCAGTTGCGGGTGGTCACGCAGATGGCGCGCGACCTTGATCTCGGTGTGAAGGTCGTCGGCTCCCGCACCGTGCGCGAGCGCGACGGGCTCGCGATGTCCTCCCGCAACGTCTACCTGTCGCCCGAGGAGCGGCAGACCGCCCCCGTGCTCTACCGGGCGATGAAGGAGAGCGCGCGGCGGATCAAGGCCGGCGATGCCATCGCGCCTGCGATGGCCGGCGGCGCCGAGATGATCAAAGCGGCGGGCTTTGCGCTCGACTATTACGAGATCCGCCATGCCGAGACGCTGGCGCCGATCACCTCGCGCAAGGATGACCCGTTGCGGATCCTGGTGGCGGCCAAGCTCGGCAGCACCCGGTTGATCGACAATATCGGGGTTTAG
- a CDS encoding DUF1489 family protein translates to MPLHLIKLAVGCDSVKELKEWIAERMQTAKKKGLPQHHIHITRMVPKRDAEILAGGSLYWVIKGEIAAREKIIGIEPFRDKDGIGRCRIVMQPKVISVSPRPMRPFQGWRYLTQDSVPPDLGKSAAGSIAAMPEPMRRELRDLGLL, encoded by the coding sequence ATGCCGCTACACCTGATCAAGCTCGCCGTCGGCTGCGACTCCGTCAAGGAATTGAAGGAGTGGATCGCCGAGCGGATGCAGACCGCCAAAAAGAAGGGTCTGCCGCAACATCACATCCACATCACCCGCATGGTCCCCAAGCGCGACGCCGAGATCCTCGCGGGCGGGTCGCTCTACTGGGTGATCAAGGGTGAGATCGCCGCGCGGGAAAAGATCATCGGCATCGAGCCGTTCCGCGACAAGGACGGTATCGGCCGCTGCCGCATCGTGATGCAGCCGAAGGTGATCTCGGTGTCGCCCCGGCCGATGCGCCCGTTCCAGGGCTGGCGCTATCTCACCCAGGATTCCGTGCCGCCCGATCTCGGCAAGTCCGCCGCAGGCTCGATCGCGGCGATGCCGGAGCCGATGCGGCGCGAATTGCGCGACCTGGGTCTGCTCTAA
- a CDS encoding glutathione S-transferase family protein: MAALKLAIGNKNYSSWSMRPWLALRAHDIPFVETLIPLYTDNPADKEQILSFSRAGKVPVLVDGDVTVWDSLAIIEYIAERYPEVKLWPDDVAARAHARSVCAEMHSGFVALRSECGMNLHRPIRPVALSADAKANVARIEEIWRDCRTRYGAKGPFLFGRFGAADAMYAPVVHRLRTYAIEVAPETKAYMETMMALPAFQEWTRDGLAETLVIAKFEDA, encoded by the coding sequence ATGGCTGCGCTGAAACTCGCCATCGGCAACAAGAACTACTCGTCATGGTCGATGCGGCCCTGGCTCGCGCTGCGCGCCCACGATATCCCGTTCGTGGAGACGCTGATCCCGCTCTACACCGACAACCCCGCGGACAAGGAGCAGATCCTGTCCTTCAGCCGCGCCGGCAAGGTGCCGGTGCTGGTCGATGGCGACGTCACGGTGTGGGATTCGCTCGCCATCATCGAATACATCGCCGAGCGCTATCCGGAAGTGAAGTTGTGGCCCGACGATGTCGCGGCGCGCGCGCATGCCCGGTCGGTGTGTGCCGAGATGCATTCCGGCTTCGTGGCACTGCGCAGCGAATGCGGCATGAACCTGCATCGGCCGATCCGTCCCGTGGCACTGTCGGCGGACGCCAAGGCCAATGTCGCGCGCATCGAGGAGATCTGGCGGGACTGCCGCACCCGCTATGGGGCGAAGGGGCCGTTCCTGTTCGGCCGCTTCGGTGCTGCGGATGCGATGTACGCGCCGGTTGTGCACCGCCTGCGCACCTACGCGATCGAGGTCGCGCCGGAGACCAAGGCCTACATGGAGACGATGATGGCGCTGCCGGCGTTCCAGGAATGGACCCGCGACGGGCTCGCCGAAACGCTAGTCATCGCCAAGTTCGAGGACGCCTGA
- a CDS encoding DUF599 domain-containing protein — translation MSRHWVDITAVGFFIIEWLGYALTLEHSSYGRDSLSARMNRYREVWVRRLLDRETRMVDMQIMASLQNGTAFFASTSLFALGGALALLHATNDAITILSKLPVDLSPSPAMWELKCVGLVLICVYAFFKFAWAYRLFNYVAILFGGMPPASQRGTPEAEAHVIRTSRLFESAGRHFNRGQRAFFFALGYLGWFVSPWVLFVTTAAVVVVTWRRQFASSAWAAMAPETVPGEESIRRSH, via the coding sequence ATGAGCAGGCACTGGGTCGACATCACCGCCGTCGGCTTCTTCATCATCGAGTGGCTGGGCTATGCCCTGACGCTGGAACATTCGAGCTATGGCCGCGACAGCCTGTCGGCGCGCATGAACCGCTATCGCGAGGTCTGGGTGCGCCGATTGCTCGACCGCGAGACGCGCATGGTGGACATGCAGATCATGGCCTCGCTGCAGAACGGCACCGCCTTCTTCGCCTCGACCAGCCTGTTCGCGCTCGGCGGCGCGCTGGCGCTGCTGCACGCCACCAACGACGCCATCACGATCCTGAGCAAGCTGCCGGTCGACCTCAGTCCCTCGCCCGCCATGTGGGAACTGAAATGCGTCGGCCTCGTGCTGATCTGCGTCTATGCCTTCTTCAAATTCGCCTGGGCCTATCGCCTGTTCAACTATGTCGCGATCCTATTCGGCGGCATGCCGCCGGCCTCGCAGCGCGGCACGCCCGAAGCGGAGGCCCATGTCATCCGCACCTCGCGCCTGTTCGAATCCGCCGGCCGCCATTTCAATCGTGGCCAGCGCGCCTTCTTCTTCGCGCTCGGCTATCTCGGCTGGTTCGTCAGCCCCTGGGTGCTGTTCGTGACGACGGCCGCCGTGGTGGTGGTGACATGGCGGCGGCAGTTCGCATCCAGTGCGTGGGCGGCGATGGCGCCGGAGACGGTGCCGGGTGAGGAGAGCATCAGGCGCAGTCATTGA
- a CDS encoding aldo/keto reductase, translating to MLFVEANGARIPAIGLGTWELSGRPAARVVEQALRLGYRHIDTAQAYDNEREVGDGLRASGVRRDDVFLTTKVWTNHFAPHDLERSVKESLARLRLPSVDLLLLHWPNPHVPLAETLGALSHAKTMGLTRHIGVSNFTVALIEQAVAASPEPLVCNQVEYHPYLDQAKVRAACDQHGLALVAYSPIARGRIKTDQTLVEIGRTHRKTPAQVCLRWLVQQNVAAIPRTSRIERLSENIEIFDFELSEDEMSRIAALANPKGRLTDFGFAPKWD from the coding sequence ATGCTGTTCGTCGAGGCCAATGGCGCAAGAATTCCGGCGATCGGGCTCGGGACCTGGGAGCTGAGCGGAAGGCCCGCCGCGCGCGTGGTCGAGCAGGCGCTGCGGCTCGGCTATCGCCACATCGACACCGCGCAGGCCTACGACAATGAACGCGAGGTCGGCGACGGCTTGCGCGCCTCGGGCGTGCGCCGTGACGACGTCTTCCTTACCACCAAGGTCTGGACCAACCATTTCGCGCCCCACGATCTCGAGCGCTCGGTCAAGGAGAGCCTGGCGCGCCTGCGGCTTCCCTCGGTCGACCTGTTGCTGCTGCACTGGCCCAATCCCCATGTCCCGCTGGCGGAGACGCTCGGCGCGCTGTCGCATGCCAAGACGATGGGCCTGACCCGCCACATCGGCGTTTCCAATTTCACGGTGGCGCTGATCGAGCAGGCGGTCGCGGCTTCGCCGGAGCCGCTCGTCTGCAACCAGGTCGAATACCACCCTTATCTCGACCAGGCGAAGGTGAGGGCGGCCTGCGACCAGCATGGCCTTGCACTCGTCGCCTACAGCCCGATCGCCAGGGGACGCATCAAGACTGATCAGACGCTGGTCGAGATCGGACGCACCCATCGCAAGACGCCGGCGCAGGTCTGCCTGCGCTGGCTGGTGCAGCAGAATGTCGCTGCGATCCCGCGCACCTCGCGTATCGAGCGCTTGTCTGAGAACATCGAGATCTTCGATTTCGAGCTGTCGGAGGACGAGATGAGCCGGATCGCCGCACTCGCCAACCCCAAGGGCCGGCTCACCGATTTCGGCTTCGCTCCGAAATGGGATTGA
- a CDS encoding helix-turn-helix domain-containing protein, with amino-acid sequence MGMRLRLKADGRIVELRDGQEFPVQPTANAAPVDTSSLAVRDLRRRACLTQMEFAAKLGVPVETIRNWEQGKRAPRGPARALLAVIAHAPETVFQALAKA; translated from the coding sequence ATGGGCATGCGGTTGCGGCTAAAGGCGGACGGACGGATCGTCGAATTGCGGGATGGGCAGGAATTTCCGGTCCAGCCAACGGCCAATGCCGCGCCGGTTGATACCTCTTCGCTCGCGGTGCGCGATTTGCGCCGCCGCGCCTGCCTGACCCAGATGGAGTTCGCCGCCAAGCTCGGCGTTCCCGTCGAGACCATCCGGAACTGGGAGCAGGGCAAGCGTGCTCCGCGGGGACCGGCCCGCGCGCTGCTCGCGGTGATCGCGCACGCCCCCGAGACGGTGTTCCAGGCGCTCGCCAAAGCCTGA
- the mgtE gene encoding magnesium transporter yields the protein MDEHLDVAAPVADSVLDHVPMRNEDGEIRHEFVEEIARAIEAGDSALLRACVAELHEADLGDLIGALEPDDRVRLVELTGRDFDFSALNEVDEAVREEILEELPPETVAEGVRELESDDAVELLETLDQAEQEEILEKLPLKERVALERSLLYPENSAGRRMQTEFIAVPQDFTVGQAIDYMRETPDLPDRFYEIYVVDKDQHWQGAVPLDVLLRARRPVALTELTDEDRRRVSVLEDQEEVARMFGKYNLVAAPVLDTQDRLVGVITVDDVVDVIEEEADEDLKALGGVTSDEELSDTFLTIARGRFNWLLVNLATAFLASSVLGLFEGQLEKMVALAVLAPIVASQGGNAATQTMTVAVRALATRELGSSNAWRVVMREALVGLVNGLAFAVITGIAAVAWFKIPGLGIVIGLAIICNLVAGALGGILIPMALERVRADPAVASGTFVTTVTDVVGFFSFLGIATLWFGLR from the coding sequence ATGGATGAACATCTGGACGTTGCCGCCCCCGTCGCGGATTCGGTACTCGACCACGTGCCGATGCGCAATGAAGACGGCGAAATTCGTCACGAATTCGTCGAGGAGATCGCGCGTGCGATCGAGGCTGGCGACAGTGCCTTGCTGCGCGCCTGCGTCGCCGAGCTGCACGAGGCCGATCTCGGCGACCTGATCGGCGCCCTGGAGCCCGACGACCGCGTCCGCCTGGTCGAGCTGACCGGGCGCGACTTCGACTTCTCCGCGCTGAACGAGGTCGACGAGGCCGTCCGCGAGGAGATTCTGGAGGAACTGCCGCCGGAGACCGTCGCCGAGGGCGTCCGCGAGCTCGAATCCGACGACGCCGTCGAGCTGCTGGAGACCCTCGACCAGGCCGAGCAGGAGGAGATTCTCGAGAAGCTGCCGCTGAAAGAACGCGTCGCGCTCGAGCGCAGCCTGCTGTACCCGGAGAATTCCGCCGGCCGCCGCATGCAGACCGAGTTCATCGCCGTGCCCCAGGATTTTACCGTCGGCCAGGCGATCGACTACATGCGCGAGACGCCGGATCTGCCTGATCGCTTCTACGAGATCTACGTCGTCGACAAGGACCAGCACTGGCAGGGCGCCGTCCCCCTCGACGTGCTGTTGCGCGCGCGCCGGCCGGTCGCGCTGACCGAGCTGACCGACGAGGATCGCCGCCGCGTCTCCGTCCTGGAGGACCAGGAAGAGGTCGCACGCATGTTCGGCAAGTACAATCTCGTCGCCGCGCCCGTGCTCGACACCCAGGACCGCCTGGTCGGCGTCATCACCGTCGACGACGTCGTCGACGTGATCGAGGAGGAGGCGGACGAGGACCTCAAGGCGCTCGGCGGCGTCACCAGCGACGAAGAGCTGTCGGATACCTTCCTGACCATCGCGCGCGGCCGCTTCAACTGGCTGTTGGTCAATCTCGCCACCGCCTTCCTGGCGTCCTCCGTGCTCGGCCTGTTCGAGGGCCAGCTCGAGAAGATGGTCGCGCTCGCAGTGCTGGCGCCGATCGTGGCGAGCCAGGGCGGCAATGCCGCCACCCAGACCATGACGGTGGCGGTGAGGGCGCTGGCGACGCGCGAGCTCGGCTCCTCCAATGCCTGGCGCGTGGTGATGCGCGAGGCGCTGGTCGGCCTCGTCAATGGGCTCGCCTTCGCGGTGATCACGGGGATCGCGGCGGTGGCCTGGTTCAAGATTCCCGGCCTCGGCATCGTCATTGGGCTCGCGATCATCTGCAACCTCGTCGCTGGCGCGCTCGGCGGCATCCTGATCCCGATGGCGCTCGAACGGGTCAGGGCCGATCCGGCGGTGGCCTCCGGCACCTTCGTCACCACCGTGACCGACGTCGTCGGCTTCTTCTCCTTCCTCGGGATTGCGACGCTCTGGTTCGGGTTGAGATAG
- a CDS encoding polysaccharide deacetylase family protein gives MTKMLRLRWTSTMAGALAATVISNVAAEAAECPRKDALGTSRVISVDPKTYPRVGLKSFPQTLPLADHEVVLTFDDGPNPPTTPKVLAALAQECVRATFFLIGQHASEHPDMVKRIAREGHTVGHHSYSHPLMAHIPFEKATADIDRGIAADEMALRGTSTTTPSTPFFRFPYFESTPAQLDLLQSRGIVVFGADLWASDWEEMTPEQQLKLVTERLAASGKGIILFHDNKARTAAMMPAFLRYLRENGYRIVHIVPPGTSQKNADAR, from the coding sequence ATGACAAAGATGCTGCGACTGAGGTGGACCTCGACCATGGCGGGCGCGCTCGCCGCGACCGTCATCAGCAACGTCGCGGCGGAGGCCGCCGAGTGCCCGCGCAAGGACGCGCTCGGCACCTCGCGCGTCATCAGCGTCGACCCCAAGACCTATCCGCGCGTCGGCCTGAAGAGCTTTCCGCAGACGCTGCCGCTGGCCGATCACGAGGTCGTGCTGACCTTCGACGACGGGCCGAACCCGCCGACGACGCCGAAGGTGCTGGCGGCGCTGGCGCAGGAATGCGTGCGAGCGACCTTTTTCCTGATCGGCCAGCACGCCTCCGAGCATCCCGACATGGTCAAACGCATCGCCCGCGAGGGCCACACCGTCGGGCATCACTCCTACTCGCATCCGCTCATGGCGCATATTCCGTTCGAGAAGGCCACGGCCGACATCGACCGGGGCATTGCCGCAGACGAGATGGCGCTGCGCGGAACCTCGACGACGACGCCCTCGACGCCGTTCTTCCGCTTCCCCTATTTCGAGTCGACACCAGCGCAGCTCGATCTGCTCCAGTCGCGCGGCATCGTGGTGTTCGGGGCCGATCTATGGGCCAGCGACTGGGAGGAGATGACGCCGGAGCAGCAATTGAAACTCGTCACCGAACGCCTCGCCGCGAGCGGCAAAGGCATCATCCTCTTCCACGACAACAAGGCGCGCACGGCCGCAATGATGCCGGCCTTCCTGCGATATTTGCGCGAGAACGGCTACCGGATCGTCCACATCGTACCGCCCGGCACGTCACAGAAGAATGCCGACGCGCGCTGA
- a CDS encoding polysaccharide deacetylase family protein, with the protein MIGSSVVLRTRSWIVLCLGGFLGLSTIGSPAARAADCPGHPDALGTSRTLVVDPREHPLIGTMQYRETLPLKDHEVVLTFDDGPLPKYSNQVLKILDDECIKATFFIIGSQAKANPEGVRKLVAAGHTVGTHSMNHPLTFDRMPAEKFEAEINGGIEWTSAAMTDPSKLAPFFRIPGLMRAEGVEHHLNSRGIQVWSADFPADDWRHVSSDRVYQLAIQRLEAKGKGILLLHDIQARTVAALPKIIRDLKARGYRIVHVVPATADRPATPTTPVEWLLHPPSETVPIARWPAVPHFVFTETRTLPAPSLADLNAQAEHQSLLPRRAKGQIDLASTLPVPGRALFAIPEGSVEVLLSTTLSRRAATRMAMAAEAPQAAKGKVARGKTARPQARHAAHAAPAAPKHAAQVKSGTPRPTRVASLKKRA; encoded by the coding sequence ATGATCGGAAGTAGCGTTGTTTTGCGGACGCGATCGTGGATCGTCCTTTGCCTCGGCGGATTCCTTGGATTGTCGACCATCGGATCGCCGGCGGCGCGTGCGGCCGACTGTCCGGGCCATCCGGACGCGCTCGGGACGTCCCGCACCCTGGTGGTCGATCCGCGCGAGCATCCGCTGATCGGCACCATGCAGTACCGCGAGACGCTGCCGTTGAAGGACCACGAGGTCGTCCTGACCTTCGACGACGGTCCGCTGCCGAAATATTCCAACCAGGTTCTCAAGATCCTTGACGACGAGTGCATCAAGGCGACCTTCTTCATCATCGGCAGCCAGGCCAAGGCCAATCCCGAAGGCGTGCGCAAGCTGGTGGCGGCGGGTCACACCGTCGGCACCCACAGCATGAACCATCCGCTGACCTTCGACCGGATGCCGGCCGAGAAATTCGAGGCCGAGATCAACGGCGGTATCGAGTGGACCTCGGCCGCGATGACCGATCCGTCCAAGCTGGCGCCGTTCTTCCGCATTCCCGGCCTGATGCGCGCCGAAGGCGTCGAGCACCATCTGAACTCGCGCGGCATCCAGGTGTGGAGCGCCGACTTCCCGGCCGACGATTGGCGCCACGTGTCGTCCGACCGCGTCTATCAGCTCGCGATCCAGCGGCTGGAGGCCAAGGGCAAGGGCATTTTGCTGCTGCACGACATCCAGGCCCGCACCGTGGCGGCGCTGCCGAAGATCATCCGCGACCTCAAGGCGCGCGGCTATCGCATCGTGCATGTGGTACCGGCGACCGCCGACCGGCCGGCGACGCCGACCACGCCGGTCGAATGGCTGCTGCATCCGCCGAGCGAGACCGTGCCGATCGCGCGCTGGCCGGCTGTCCCGCACTTCGTGTTCACCGAGACGCGGACGCTTCCGGCGCCCTCGCTCGCCGACCTCAACGCGCAGGCCGAGCATCAGTCGCTGCTGCCGCGCCGGGCCAAGGGGCAGATCGATCTCGCATCCACCCTGCCCGTGCCCGGCCGCGCCCTGTTTGCAATCCCGGAAGGCTCGGTCGAGGTGTTGCTGTCGACGACGCTGTCGCGGCGTGCCGCGACGCGGATGGCGATGGCGGCCGAGGCGCCGCAGGCAGCCAAGGGCAAGGTCGCACGGGGCAAGACAGCCAGGCCCCAGGCCCGCCACGCCGCGCATGCGGCACCGGCCGCGCCCAAGCATGCCGCGCAGGTCAAGAGCGGTACGCCGCGCCCGACCCGCGTCGCCAGCCTGAAGAAGCGCGCTTAG
- a CDS encoding four-helix bundle copper-binding protein → MTQSEDMTRCIGLCMSCYQTCLGTAMNHCLETGGKHVEPKHFRLMTACAEMCRTAAHFMLINTPHHKHTCGECAEICTECAEDCERVGGMDECVAMCRSCAQSCRAMAA, encoded by the coding sequence ATGACCCAATCCGAAGACATGACCCGCTGCATCGGGCTCTGCATGAGCTGCTACCAGACATGCCTCGGCACGGCGATGAACCATTGCCTCGAGACCGGCGGCAAGCACGTCGAGCCAAAACACTTCCGCCTGATGACGGCCTGCGCCGAAATGTGCCGGACGGCGGCGCATTTCATGCTGATCAACACGCCGCATCACAAGCACACGTGCGGCGAATGCGCCGAAATCTGCACCGAATGCGCCGAGGATTGCGAGCGGGTCGGCGGCATGGACGAATGCGTCGCGATGTGCCGCTCCTGCGCCCAATCCTGCCGCGCAATGGCGGCGTGA
- a CDS encoding NAD(P)/FAD-dependent oxidoreductase produces MTGAPPLDCLIVGGGPAGLMAAIYLARFRRNVCVVDAGASRAALIPRSHNVPGFVHGVPGTELIARMSAQLDELAVKRVATEVTALRPHDHGFEAIWNGRAHQAATVVLACGIVDTHPPFAEWRAAVGEGLLRYCPVCDAFEAADRRIGVVGPLQRAAGKALFLRGYSRDVTLLATGPDDREAATSELSEAGVGFLFAPDLNLTRRDGGVQAVLADGRTVQLDMIYPAMGAQVRSQLAMSLGAEHTEEGYLKVDDHQRTSIDGLYGIGDIVTDLHQISVAFGHAAIAACTIHNSLPRRLA; encoded by the coding sequence ATGACCGGCGCGCCGCCGCTCGATTGCCTGATCGTCGGCGGCGGCCCCGCCGGACTGATGGCCGCGATCTATCTGGCGCGCTTTCGCCGCAACGTCTGCGTCGTGGACGCCGGCGCGAGCCGCGCCGCCTTGATCCCGCGCAGTCACAACGTCCCGGGCTTCGTCCATGGCGTGCCCGGCACGGAATTGATTGCACGCATGTCGGCGCAATTGGATGAGCTCGCCGTCAAGCGGGTGGCGACCGAGGTCACCGCATTGCGGCCGCACGACCATGGCTTTGAAGCGATCTGGAACGGTCGCGCGCATCAGGCCGCCACCGTCGTTCTCGCCTGCGGCATCGTCGACACCCATCCGCCATTCGCCGAATGGCGCGCGGCAGTTGGTGAGGGGCTGCTGCGCTACTGTCCCGTCTGCGACGCCTTCGAAGCTGCTGACCGCCGCATCGGCGTTGTCGGCCCGCTGCAACGCGCTGCCGGCAAGGCGCTCTTCCTGCGCGGCTATTCGCGCGACGTGACGCTGCTCGCAACCGGCCCGGATGACAGAGAGGCCGCAACCTCGGAACTGTCCGAGGCGGGAGTCGGATTCCTGTTCGCGCCCGATCTCAACTTGACGCGGCGAGACGGCGGCGTCCAGGCGGTCCTTGCGGACGGCCGGACCGTCCAACTCGACATGATCTATCCCGCAATGGGCGCGCAGGTACGATCGCAGCTCGCGATGTCGCTGGGCGCCGAACATACGGAGGAGGGTTATCTGAAGGTCGACGACCATCAGCGCACGTCGATTGATGGGCTCTACGGCATCGGCGACATCGTCACCGATCTGCACCAGATTTCGGTCGCGTTCGGTCACGCCGCGATTGCCGCCTGCACGATCCACAACAGCCTGCCGCGCCGTCTGGCGTGA
- a CDS encoding flavodoxin family protein produces MTDTEIRKGMPPVKLSREEFERRYRSQFVDPAFAPLQRELDVITGAAWDAYSHSRKAPLTRKAGAGFSDPDYDIAIDWLDARAKILDAQRRHDDASEPPRILVINGAARSEHTCPGEMSKPWRLVKLAEPVFTEMGFAVDILDLSRLVSEFGKAIHPCKTCVGTAMPLCHWPCSCYPNYSLGQTHDWMNDIYPLWVAARGILIVTPVNWYHVPAGLKAMMDRMVCADGGNPDPTSTHGKNAAEAKALELKGWPYPRHLAGRHFGLVVHGDAVGAEGVRRTLSDWLTDMQLISAGRFAELDGYVGYGEPYATSHHELDENREFQQQVQNAARALGHAVRLARSGRLQEPGAGLADPNPK; encoded by the coding sequence ATGACGGACACCGAAATTCGCAAAGGCATGCCGCCCGTCAAGCTGTCGCGCGAAGAGTTCGAGCGGCGGTACAGGAGCCAGTTCGTCGATCCCGCCTTTGCCCCGCTGCAGCGCGAGCTCGATGTCATCACCGGTGCAGCCTGGGACGCCTACAGCCACTCGCGCAAGGCGCCGTTGACGCGGAAGGCGGGCGCAGGTTTTTCCGATCCCGACTACGACATCGCCATCGACTGGCTCGATGCGCGTGCAAAAATCCTGGACGCGCAACGACGGCACGACGATGCGAGCGAGCCGCCGCGCATCCTTGTCATCAACGGCGCGGCCCGCAGCGAGCACACCTGTCCGGGCGAGATGTCCAAGCCCTGGCGCCTGGTCAAGCTGGCCGAGCCTGTCTTCACCGAGATGGGGTTCGCCGTCGATATCCTCGATCTGTCGCGCCTTGTCTCGGAGTTCGGCAAGGCGATCCATCCGTGCAAGACCTGCGTCGGCACCGCCATGCCGCTCTGCCACTGGCCGTGCAGCTGTTATCCCAACTACTCGCTGGGCCAGACCCACGACTGGATGAACGACATCTATCCGCTCTGGGTCGCCGCCCGGGGCATCCTGATCGTAACGCCGGTGAACTGGTATCACGTGCCCGCCGGCCTCAAGGCGATGATGGATCGGATGGTCTGCGCCGACGGCGGCAATCCCGATCCGACCTCGACGCATGGCAAGAACGCCGCTGAAGCCAAGGCGTTGGAGCTGAAGGGCTGGCCTTATCCGCGCCATCTCGCGGGCCGTCATTTCGGCCTCGTCGTGCACGGCGATGCCGTCGGTGCCGAGGGCGTGCGTCGCACCTTGTCGGACTGGCTGACCGACATGCAGCTGATCTCGGCGGGGCGCTTCGCGGAACTCGACGGCTATGTCGGCTACGGGGAGCCGTATGCCACCTCGCATCACGAGCTCGACGAGAACAGGGAATTCCAGCAGCAGGTGCAGAATGCGGCGCGCGCGCTGGGCCATGCAGTCCGGCTGGCGAGAAGCGGGCGTCTTCAGGAGCCCGGCGCCGGTCTTGCGGACCCGAACCCCAAATGA
- a CDS encoding Crp/Fnr family transcriptional regulator gives MPLSMSDRSLVEPAIRRLNALRPLSAEGRTSLEYAMLEGLQRAGAGEDLISEGDPVDSVRFVLSGWLCRYKTLEDGRRQIVNFVFPGESCDAHAFLLPVMDHSIATLTPVVYSEIKRARFETLVAGDRSLAEAFLCETLVNNAVQREWAINLGRRTALERVAHLLCEIVERLRPVGLVDGNSCSMPVTQMDLADATGLSVVHLNRTVQELRASGLIVLRDRTLIINDLGALREAALYSPSYLQMYRGAEATR, from the coding sequence ATGCCGTTGTCGATGTCCGATCGCAGCCTGGTGGAGCCGGCCATTCGCCGGCTGAATGCGCTGAGGCCGCTATCCGCGGAGGGCCGCACGTCGCTCGAATATGCGATGCTCGAAGGGCTCCAGCGCGCCGGAGCCGGCGAGGACCTCATCTCTGAAGGCGATCCCGTCGATAGCGTCCGTTTCGTGCTGTCGGGCTGGCTCTGCCGCTACAAGACGCTCGAGGATGGACGGCGCCAGATCGTCAATTTTGTCTTTCCGGGCGAGAGCTGCGACGCGCATGCCTTCTTGCTTCCGGTGATGGATCATTCCATCGCGACGCTGACGCCGGTCGTCTATTCCGAAATCAAGCGCGCACGTTTCGAAACCCTGGTGGCGGGGGACCGCTCGCTCGCCGAGGCGTTCTTGTGCGAGACCCTCGTCAACAACGCCGTCCAGCGCGAATGGGCGATCAATCTTGGCCGCCGCACGGCCCTGGAGCGTGTGGCGCATTTGCTCTGCGAGATTGTCGAGCGGCTTCGCCCTGTCGGATTGGTGGACGGCAATTCCTGCAGCATGCCGGTGACGCAGATGGACCTTGCCGACGCCACCGGCCTTTCCGTCGTCCATCTCAATCGAACTGTTCAGGAGCTTCGTGCGTCCGGCCTGATCGTGCTGCGCGATCGGACGTTGATCATCAACGATTTGGGCGCGCTCAGGGAGGCGGCGCTATACTCTCCGAGCTATCTGCAGATGTATCGAGGAGCTGAAGCGACGCGGTGA